A window of the Zeugodacus cucurbitae isolate PBARC_wt_2022May chromosome 2, idZeuCucr1.2, whole genome shotgun sequence genome harbors these coding sequences:
- the LOC105211949 gene encoding cilia- and flagella-associated protein 45, giving the protein MARMLTAHDIFMLKFMNNSERKSVYRQIKDLVKKAHNVSKKELEQRRKRLHLQLEHDAHVYQEEFAIKVKSRIDEDIQKRKDVLLKIKEQRDQQDKEFLEQMKIRRHLSDCFEIRDALNHKEMLQVKETQLEQITEKQRAFVRANEIDKYWQKVCMTREQHQEKLLEGEKNLIKCMQRRTCDILDAQVAEHKRQREEELEQKRIEGERVRKNMEEIRLEKFDRPRTSTQTLAYREDLLNMIAEKTAERKAEERERMAEHRALMQEIAKEEQQHSSALVQRKRAVYKATMEYIDYARRMHKLEEDAEAARNARIDDLKHVDECVKLKAELKHKADLAALYYTELRRQMCEEYERRLREAQEQREDKIIENRFARSQKSRADIKADQRKMREDLDRLLAENVRIQAEEEAKYNKHLLIISEDRNFCKNLAEQYITERKDYLPIHPNWVIYSCPRKQYVAKCGDVLDQMNTCIRPCACGARTYNDCVQHSFLTQLKRGPNADKMLSLKNDCWAQG; this is encoded by the coding sequence ATGGCACGTATGCTGACCGCACATGATATTTTCATGCTCAAGTTCATGAACAATTCGGAGCGCAAAAGTGTCTACCGGCAAATAAAGGATCTTGTCAAGAAGGCACATAACGTCTCAAAGAAGGAATTGGAGCAGCGACGCAAACGATTGCACTTGCAGCTGGAGCATGACGCCCATGTCTATCAGGAGGAGTTCGCCATCAAGGTTAAGTCGCGTATCGACGAAGATATCCAAAAGCGCAAGGATGTTCTGCTCAAAATCAAGGAGCAGCGCGATCAACAGGACAAAGAATTCTTGGAACAGATGAAGATACGCCGACATCTTTCGGATTGCTTTGAGATACGCGACGCATTGAATCACAAAGAAATGCTACAAGTTAAGGAAACACAACTCGAGCAAATAACGGAGAAGCAACGCGCCTTTGTGCGTGCTAATGAGATTGATAAGTATTGGCAAAAAGTGTGTATGACCAGAGAGCAGCATCAGGAGAAACTGCTGGAGGGCGAAAAGAACTTGATCAAATGTATGCAACGTCGCACGTGCGACATATTAGATGCACAAGTTGCCGAACACAAGAGGCAGCGTGAGGAAGAACTTGAGCAGAAACGTATAGAAGGCGAACGCGTGAGGAAAAACATGGAAGAAATACGTTTGGAGAAATTCGATCGTCCACGTACGTCGACGCAGACGCTCGCCTACCGCGAGGACCTGCTGAATATGATCGCCGAGAAAACGGCCGAACGCAAGGCTGAAGAGCGCGAACGCATGGCCGAACATCGTGCGCTCATGCAGGAGATAGCTAAGGAAGAGCAGCAACATAGCAGTGCACTGGTACAGCGAAAGCGCGCCGTCTATAAAGCCACGATGGAGTACATCGACTATGCGCGACGCATGCATAAACTGGAGGAAGACGCCGAGGCTGCGCGCAATGCACGCATCGACGATTTGAAACATGTCGACGAATGCGTCAAACTGAAGGCGGAGCTAAAACACAAGGCGGATCTGGCAGCGCTCTACTATACCGAGTTGCGACGTCAAATGTGCGAGGAGTACGAGCGGCGACTGCGCGAGGCGCAGGAACAACGCGAAGATAAGATCATTGAAAATCGCTTTGCGCGGTCACAAAAGTCAAGGGCTGACATTAAAGCGGATCAGCGGAAAATGCGCGAGGACCTTGATCGCCTATTGGCCGAAAATGTCCGCATACAAGCTGAAGAGGAGgccaaatataataaacatttgcTGATAATATCGGAAGATAGGAACTTTTGCAAGAATCTGGCGGAGCAATACATCACCGAGAGAAAGGACTATCTGCCGATACATCCCAATTGGGTTATTTATTCGTGCCCGCGGAAGCAGTATGTCGCCAAGTGTGGTGACGTTTTGGACCAAATGAATACGTGCATAAGGCCGTGTGCCTGTGGCGCGCGCACTTACAACGACTGCGTACAACACAGCTTTCTAACGCAACTGAAACGTGGACCGAATGCCGATAAAATGCTGTCGCTGAAAAATGATTGTTGGGCACAGGGATGA